In Leishmania mexicana MHOM/GT/2001/U1103 complete genome, chromosome 34, one DNA window encodes the following:
- a CDS encoding putative RNA-binding protein: MMEERHSHGSNDEIQNAGDADNFRRNQGTILFVGNLPFQTPWQHVKDYFRNAGKVRYTDLIADRTGRPKGSALVTMMTVEGAENAIRMFNETDFEGRRLIVRRFDDGPRPPLVQRDMMPAYGNTAPQSRGQYTAGGYYQGAAASGAAAGYNRHNMVGSAYGRGTPYQVGGAESTEMNGTEPLPKPRSQQVPEVGRKLFVSNLPFDCTNSALRETFQQVGLVERAEIILGRNGKSRGMGIVVMKSEDEAQIAIAEFDGIEMANRAMNVRLDNKTL; the protein is encoded by the coding sequence ATGATGGAGGAGCGCCACTCGCACGGGTCGAACGACGAAATCCAAaacgccggcgacgccgatAACTTCCGCCGAAACCAGGGCACGATCCTCTTTGTTGGCAACCTCCCTTTCCAGACTCCGTGGCAGCACGTGAAGGACTACTTCCGTAACGCCGGCAAGGTGCGCTACACAGACCTCATCGCCGACCGCACCGGCCGCCCAAAGGGCTCGGCGCTGGTCACTATGATGACCGTGGAGGGCGCCGAAAATGCCATCCGCATGTTTAACGAGACCGACTTCGAGGGCCGTCGACTGATCGTGCGAAGGTTCGACGACGGCCCGCGCCCTCCGCTGGTGCAGCGGGACATGATGCCCGCCTACGGCAACACTGCTCCCCAGAGCCGCGGCCAGTACACGGCTGGCGGCTACTACCAGGGCGCGGCCGCTtccggtgctgcggccgggTACAACCGCCACAACATGGTGGGTAGTGCCTATGGCCGTGGCACGCCGTACCAGGTCGGCGGTGCGGAGTCGACTGAGATGAATGGCACGGAGCCGCTTCCCAAGCCGCGCAGCCAGCAGGTGCCAGAGGTGGGCCGTAAGCTCTTCGTCTCGAACCTCCCCTTCGACTGCACGAACAGCGCTCTCCGTGAGACGTTTCAGCAGGTGGGACTGGTCGAGCGGGCTGAGATCATCCTGGGCCGCAACGGCAAGAGCCGCGGGATGGGCATCGTTGTCATGAAGTCCGAGGATGAGGCGCAGATTGCAATTGCCGAGTTTGACGGCATCGAGATGGCGAACCGCGCCATGAACGTGCGCCTCGACAACAAGACACTGTAG
- a CDS encoding putative 60S ribosomal protein L12 has translation MPPKFDPNQEIIVVVRAVGGEVAATASLAPKVGPLGLNAKKIGEDIAKCTKDWKGLKVTCELRVKNRVATVVVTPSVASRLIRALKEPPRDRKKVKNIKHSGNIPFAEIIKIAKESQPKSMGSDLKAVVMEVLGTAVSIGCTVDGESPLDIQAKVREGKLKVPN, from the coding sequence ATGCCGCCGAAGTTCGACCCTAACCAGGAGATCAtcgtggtggtgcgcgccGTCGGTGGCGAGGTGGCTGCGACAGCCTCCCTGGCCCCGAAGGTCGGTCCTCTCGGTCTCAACGCCAAGAAGATCGGTGAGGACATCGCCAAGTGCACCAAGGACTGGAAGGGCTTGAAGGTCACCTGCGAGCTGCGCGTCAAGAACCGtgtggcgacggtggtggtgacgccGTCCGTGGCGTCTCGACTCATTCGCGCGCTGAAGGAGCCGCCGCGCGACCGCAAGAAGGTCAAGAACATCAAGCATAGCGGCAACATCCCCTTCGCGGAGATCATCAAGATCGCCAAGGAGTCGCAGCCCAAGTCCATGGGTAGCGATCTCAAGGCCGTCGTGATGGAGGTGCTCGGCACGGCCGTGTCCATCGGCTGCACCGTCGATGGCGAGAGCCCGCTCGACATCCAGGCGAAGGTCCGGGAGGGAAAGTTGAAGGTCCCCAACTGA
- a CDS encoding kinetoplastid membrane protein-11, producing the protein MATTYEEFSAKLDRLDEEFNRKMQEQNAKFFADKPDESTLSPEMKEHYEKFERMIKEHTDKFNKKMHEHSEHFKQKFAELLEQQKAAQNMCK; encoded by the coding sequence ATGGCCACCACGTACGAGGAGTTTTCGGCGAAGCTGGACCGCCTGGATGAGGAGTTCAACCGGAAGATGCAGGAGCAGAACGCCAAGTTCTTTGCGGACAAGCCGGATGAGTCGACGCTGTCGCCCGAGATGAAGGAGCACTACGAGAAGTTCGAGCGCATGATCAAGGAGCACACAGACAAGTTCAACAAGAAGATGCACGAGCACTCGGAGCACTTCAAGCAGAAGTTCGCCGAGCTGCTTGAGCAGCAGAAGGCTGCGCAGAACATGTGCAAGTAG
- a CDS encoding adenine aminohydrolase has protein sequence MADEALLHRLIETLPKAELHVHIEGTLSPELLFELAKRNGVQIPYKTVEEVRVAYNFTDLQSFLDLYYEGMSVLITEDDFADLAYAYTRVMHEGCITHAEPFFDPQGHLCRGITFRVLYDGLMKGFRRGEAEFGISVALIFSFLRHLPEAECFALVRDDMHPDNGQYIRELFAAKAFVAVGLDSSEVGHPPEKFARLYRYCRDELKVPFLVAHAGEEGPPGYMRDAMSMLTVDRIDHGVAARLDQALCKDLREKRIPLTVCPTSNVALKVFQDRATCGEVVMDLILTEGLCVTINSDDPAYFGGDIRESFRILAETGRLTPLTLKHLVLNSFWSSFIAEDRKRAYEERVEKVFKEVCGGGRTYA, from the coding sequence ATGGCTGATGAGGCTCTTCTTCATCGGCTCATCGAGACCTTGCCAAAGGCAGAGCTGCACGTGCACATTGAGGGGACGCTGAGCCCAGAACTGCTCTTTGAGCTTGCGAAGAGGAATGGAGTGCAGATTCCGTACAAGACAGTGGAGGAGGTCCGTGTGGCCTATAACTTTACTGATCTGCAGTCGTTTCTGGACCTCTATTATGAAGGCATGTCCGTCCTCATAACTGAGGATGATTTTGCGGACCTGGCATACGCCTACACGCGTGTGATGCACGAGGGCTGCATCACTCACGCCGAGCCCTTTTTCGATCCCCAAGGtcacctctgccgcggcaTTACATTTCGCGTTCTCTATGACGGGCTCATGAAGGGGTTTCGCCGCGGTGAGGCCGAGTTTGGGATCAGTGTAGCGCTCATCTTTAGCTTCCTTCGTCATCTCCCCGAAGCGGAGTGCTTTGCGCTCGTGCGCGATGACATGCACCCCGACAACGGTCAGTACATCCGTGAGTTGTTCGCCGCAAAGGCGTTTGTAGCGGTGGGGCTGGACTCTTCAGAAGTGGGCCACCCACCGGAGAAGTTTGCGCGGCTCTACCGCTACTGCCGCGACGAGCTGAAGGTGCCGTTCCTTGTGGCGCACGCGGGTGAGGAAGGTCCACCGGGGTACATGCGGGATGCGATGAGCATGCTGACAGTGGACCGCATCGACCACGGTGTGGCCGCTCGTCTGGACCAGGCGCTGTGCAAGGACCTGCGTGAGAAGCGAATCCCACTGACTGTGTGCCCGACGTCGAACGTAGCCCTCAAGGTCTTCCAGGATCGCGCCACGTGTggggaggtggtgatggaCCTCATTTTGACAGAGGGGCTTTGCGTCACCATCAACTCGGATGATCCGGCCTACTTTGGCGGCGATATCCGAGAGAGTTTCCGCATTCTTGCCGAGACGGGTCGACTCACCCCGCTCACGCTGAAGCACCTCGTGCTCAACTCTTTCTGGAGCAGCTTCATCGCCGAAGATCGCAAGCGCGCGTacgaggagagggtggagaaGGTGTTCAAGGAGGTGTGCGGGGGGGGAAGGACGTATGCGTGA